The following nucleotide sequence is from Fructobacillus americanaquae.
CAACATTGACTTTGATCATCCGGATTACTACCATGATTTGGCAGATGTTCGCTCGGCTTTTGTTGATTTTGCCAAAGGTGTTAAAAAGGGCATTGTGGCTTGGGGTGATGATCCAAGTTTGCAGAAGTTGGGAGTTGACGTGTCCGTTTACTATTACGGTGATCAGGCCGGCCGTGATGACTTCTTGATTAGCAATGTTAAGAAGACGACTGCTGGCTCAACTTTTTCAGTCAGCTTTAAAGGGCAGGACTTGGGCGAATTTGCGATTCCAATTTTTGGTCAGCATAACGTCTATAATGCCACAGCGGTCATTGCCGTTGCATACCTGGAAGGTTTGGATTTGGCGAATGTTCGCGCGCACTTGTTGACTTATCCTGGGGTCAAGCGCCGCTTTTCTGAAAAGAAAGTTCAGGACATTGTCATTATTGATGACTACGCCCACCATCCAACGGAAATTCAAGCGACGATTGATGCTGCTTGGCAGAAGTACCCAGCAAAGGAAATTGTGGCGGTTTTCCAGCCGCACACATTTACTCGGGTGATTGCTTATAAGGATGAATTTGCCCAGGCTTTGCAGGCGGCTGATACGGTTTACTTGACGCCAATATTTGGTTCTGCCAGAGAAAGCAAAGGAACAGTTTCTGCCCAAGACATCGCCGATGCTTTGCCAAATGGCGCTGTTGTCTTGAAGGAAGACGATATATCACCACTGTTGAAACACCGTGACGCTGTTTTGGTCTTTATGGGAGCCGGTGATATTCAAAAGTACGAGTACGCTTATGAAAAACTGCTTGGCCAAACTTTGCCTGATTTGAATTAAGGGAAGACCCTTTAATCTAAGATTAAGATTTTTTTGTTATCATATAGATAGAAAAATTGACAATACCAATGGGAGGTATCTGATGGATAATTTTGATATGAACGCTCGCCGCGATGTGACGGGCGCTGATGAAGGCATGAAGTCCTTCTTCCAGCGTGTTTATGGCTATATGGCAATTGCCTTGGCTGTAACGGCCGTTGCCGGCTATGTCGTTCAACATTTCTTTTTGCAACAAGTTGCCCAACTCTTTTTGGGTAGCTGGATTGGGATGGCAGCGGTTGTTGTCGTTGAATTGGTCATTGTGGCCATGATTCGCAACGCTTCATTTGCCAATGATCCCTCCAAGGCCTTTGGTCTTTTGATGGCCTTTTCGGCTGTCCAAGGCTTAACGCTTGGTTTGATTTTGGCTGTTTACACGGTTGCTTCAGTCGGTGCTGCCTTTATTTCAACTGCGGCTTTGTTTGCCGGTATGGCTGCCTATGGTTATTTTTCAAAGAAGTCAATGGCTTCAATGGGCCCAATCCTCTTTGGCTCACTGATTGGGATCATTGTGGCATCAGTAATTAATATCTTCATGGGTTCTTCAATCATGCACTTGTTGATTTCAGTGGCAACTGTTATCGTCTTTGCTTTGTACACCGCTTACGACAACAATACATTGCGTCGGGTTTATGTTCAATTGTCAGCTAACGGTGCGAGTGAAGCTCAGACAACCGGGTTGGCCGTGTCTGGGGCTTTGATGCTCTACCTTGATTTCATGAACATTTTCTACGCTTTGATCCAACTTTTCGGCGATAACCGAAATTAACACGTCAGAAAAACTAACATCGCTCGCTTCGGCGAGCTTTTTTTGTGCTAAACTACAAACAAGTTAAATAAGGACTAACCAATGACTAAAAAACTACTCTTAATTGATGGAAATTCGCTGGCGTTTCGGGCTTTCTACGCGATGTACCAACAGCTAGACCGAATGGTAACACCGGAAGGATTACATACCAATGCCCTTGTGGCTTTTAATAACTTTTTAGAATCAATCGTCTTACCAATGCAACCTGACTATGCTCTTGTCGCTTGGGATGCTCAATCAGGTAAGGAAACCTTTCGTGGTGATCTTTATGCTGACTATAAGAGTGGTCGGGATAAGACACCGGTTGAATTTAAGGAACAATTTCCATACCTGCGTGAAATGGTGTTAGCACATGGTCTTCATAACTATGAACAAAATGGTTTGGAAGCAGACGATATCATTGGGACACTATCAAGGGAAGGAGAAAAAGCGGGTGATGACGTCACCATCATTACCGGAGACCAAGATTTGACGCAGTTGGCTACCGATCAGGTGACTGTGAAAATTACCAAAAAAGGTGTGACTCAGATTGAAGAATACACACCTGCTCATATAAAAGAAAAGTTCGGGCTGACACCAGCACAGATTATTGATAAAAAGGCTTTGACTGGTGATACATCTGATAATTATCCTGGGGTAACAAAGGTTGGTGAAAAGACAGCTTTAAAACTGTTAACTGAATACCATGATCTGGATAACTTATACGCCCATGTTGACGATATGAAAAAGTCCAAGATGAAGGAAAATTTGATTGCGGATAAGGAAGTTGCCTATCGCGCACAAAAATTGGCC
It contains:
- the murC gene encoding UDP-N-acetylmuramate--L-alanine ligase, translating into MSEKYYLIGIKGTGMGPLAQILHDQGNEVLGSDIDQFTYTQAPLEQAGIKILPFDAQNVLDNQDATFIRGNAFEDDQVEVQAALQAGVKMISYPEAVARQIDQATTIAVAGAHGKTSTTGLLSHVFKNVAKTSYLIGDGTGHGVAGSDFFVLEADEYRRHFAPYHPDYAILTNIDFDHPDYYHDLADVRSAFVDFAKGVKKGIVAWGDDPSLQKLGVDVSVYYYGDQAGRDDFLISNVKKTTAGSTFSVSFKGQDLGEFAIPIFGQHNVYNATAVIAVAYLEGLDLANVRAHLLTYPGVKRRFSEKKVQDIVIIDDYAHHPTEIQATIDAAWQKYPAKEIVAVFQPHTFTRVIAYKDEFAQALQAADTVYLTPIFGSARESKGTVSAQDIADALPNGAVVLKEDDISPLLKHRDAVLVFMGAGDIQKYEYAYEKLLGQTLPDLN
- a CDS encoding Bax inhibitor-1 family protein, with translation MDNFDMNARRDVTGADEGMKSFFQRVYGYMAIALAVTAVAGYVVQHFFLQQVAQLFLGSWIGMAAVVVVELVIVAMIRNASFANDPSKAFGLLMAFSAVQGLTLGLILAVYTVASVGAAFISTAALFAGMAAYGYFSKKSMASMGPILFGSLIGIIVASVINIFMGSSIMHLLISVATVIVFALYTAYDNNTLRRVYVQLSANGASEAQTTGLAVSGALMLYLDFMNIFYALIQLFGDNRN